A part of Gemmatimonadota bacterium genomic DNA contains:
- the lepA gene encoding translation elongation factor 4, whose translation MNLQNIRNFSIIAHIDHGKSTLADRLLEQTQTLSKFQMQDQVLDSMDLERERGITIKSHAIRMDYTAPDGQIYELNLIDTPGHVDFSYEVSRSLTACEGALLLVDAAQGVEAQTVSNVLLAMEHDLFIIPVINKIDLPGAEVDRVVMQLHDLLGVEEEEIVKISAKEGIGIDKLLTAIIDEIPPPEGNPDAPLKALIFDSIFDQYRGVVAYVRVFDGVLKKDMPIHLFSTHQNYDAEEIGTLKLKRIKQQSLSAGEVGYLIAGIKDLEDARVGDTVTGSANPAPHPLPGYQEVKPMVFAGLYPVSSDDFENLRSALEKLHLNDASLSYEPETSTALGFGFRCGFLGLLHMEIVQERLDREFDIDIITTVPNVEYRVRLTSGEQINVQNPAEMPPAGHIEDIAEPILDAQILVPSEYVGNIMRIAQDRRGHYRTTEYIDPTRALLRYDLPLSEIVLDFYDRLKSVSRGYASFDYEYKKHQATDLVKLDLLINGEPLDALSAIVHRDKAHEWGRALCQKLKALIPRQLYEVIIQAAIGAKVISRETVRPFRKNVTAKCYGGDITRKRKLLERQKEGKKRMKQVGAVEIPQEAFLAVLQMEM comes from the coding sequence ATGAATCTTCAGAATATTCGAAATTTTTCCATTATCGCACATATTGATCACGGAAAATCGACCCTGGCTGATCGGTTGCTCGAACAGACGCAAACGCTGAGCAAATTTCAGATGCAAGATCAGGTGCTCGATAGCATGGACCTCGAGCGCGAGCGAGGTATTACCATTAAATCGCACGCCATTCGCATGGATTATACGGCGCCAGATGGGCAGATTTATGAACTCAATCTCATCGATACGCCGGGTCATGTCGATTTCTCTTATGAGGTCTCGCGCAGCCTTACCGCATGTGAAGGCGCATTGCTCCTCGTTGATGCGGCGCAGGGAGTAGAAGCCCAAACCGTTAGCAATGTCCTCCTGGCCATGGAACACGACCTGTTTATTATTCCCGTGATTAACAAAATTGATCTGCCCGGGGCGGAGGTCGATCGCGTGGTGATGCAACTCCACGACTTGCTCGGTGTCGAAGAAGAAGAAATTGTGAAAATCAGCGCTAAAGAGGGCATTGGGATCGATAAACTCCTGACTGCCATCATCGATGAAATACCGCCCCCTGAAGGGAATCCGGATGCACCGCTTAAGGCTCTTATCTTCGATTCCATTTTCGACCAATATCGCGGTGTCGTGGCTTATGTGCGCGTTTTTGATGGTGTTCTGAAAAAAGACATGCCCATCCACCTCTTTTCGACCCACCAAAATTACGACGCCGAAGAAATCGGGACGCTCAAACTCAAACGCATCAAACAACAAAGCCTCAGTGCGGGCGAAGTCGGGTATCTCATCGCGGGTATCAAAGATCTTGAAGACGCGCGGGTCGGCGATACCGTTACTGGCTCTGCGAATCCCGCCCCTCATCCCTTGCCCGGCTACCAGGAAGTCAAACCCATGGTCTTTGCCGGACTTTATCCCGTATCATCAGATGACTTTGAAAATCTTCGCTCTGCGCTCGAAAAACTGCACCTTAACGATGCGTCATTGTCCTACGAACCCGAAACTTCGACAGCACTCGGTTTTGGGTTCCGATGTGGCTTTCTCGGTCTGCTCCACATGGAAATTGTCCAGGAGCGACTGGACCGCGAATTTGATATAGATATCATCACTACTGTGCCCAATGTCGAATATCGCGTGCGTTTGACGAGCGGCGAGCAAATCAATGTGCAAAATCCCGCTGAGATGCCTCCGGCGGGACATATAGAGGATATTGCAGAACCCATACTCGATGCCCAAATCCTGGTGCCCTCTGAATATGTGGGCAATATTATGCGTATTGCACAAGACCGTCGGGGACATTACCGGACAACCGAATATATCGATCCCACCCGCGCCCTCTTGCGCTACGACCTGCCGTTATCCGAAATTGTACTCGATTTCTACGACCGTCTCAAATCGGTCTCGCGCGGTTATGCATCGTTTGATTACGAATACAAAAAACATCAGGCAACGGATCTGGTCAAACTCGACCTGCTCATCAATGGCGAACCTTTAGACGCACTCTCTGCAATTGTTCACCGCGACAAAGCCCATGAATGGGGGCGCGCGTTGTGTCAGAAACTCAAGGCACTGATTCCGCGACAACTCTATGAAGTCATTATTCAAGCGGCAATCGGTGCCAAAGTGATCTCGCGTGAAACCGTGCGTCCCTTCCGCAAGAATGTTACTGCCAAATGTTATGGCGGCGATATTACCCGCAAGCGCAAACTCCTCGAGCGTCAAAAGGAGGGCAAAAAGCGCATGAAACAAGTCGGTGCAGTAGAAATTCCTCAAGAGGCGTTTCTCGCTGTCTTGCAGATGGAAATGTGA
- the gmk gene encoding guanylate kinase: MIKSEEMDVERIRQKLSDNPAAFAVVVAGPSGVGKTSMCQGVLCTDPSVRRCVTTTTRPPRDDEIQGVARHFVTVAQFEAMQTRGDFIESAEVHGHLYGATFDAVAEALCDGHVMLMDVDVQGVAAWKKVLGNRCVTVFVVPPSLDVLAKRLNARQSESASAFRLRMENAVSELVQAKNSDYVVVNDKLEQAIADLLAIIRAERLRTRRMCLRRLGI, encoded by the coding sequence ATGATCAAATCAGAAGAAATGGATGTCGAACGGATTCGGCAAAAACTGAGCGATAATCCCGCCGCATTTGCCGTCGTTGTCGCCGGTCCATCGGGAGTGGGAAAAACGTCGATGTGCCAGGGGGTTTTGTGTACAGATCCAAGCGTACGGCGCTGTGTGACGACAACAACGCGACCACCACGCGATGACGAAATACAGGGTGTTGCCCGTCATTTTGTGACAGTTGCACAATTTGAAGCCATGCAAACGCGAGGCGATTTTATCGAGTCTGCCGAAGTGCATGGACATCTTTACGGCGCGACATTCGACGCGGTTGCAGAAGCTCTGTGCGATGGACATGTGATGTTGATGGATGTTGATGTGCAAGGCGTGGCCGCGTGGAAAAAAGTCCTGGGAAATCGCTGCGTGACCGTATTTGTCGTGCCGCCATCTCTCGATGTGCTTGCAAAGCGCCTCAATGCGCGGCAATCTGAAAGCGCTTCGGCCTTTCGCTTGCGTATGGAAAATGCCGTTTCTGAACTCGTCCAGGCAAAAAACAGCGACTACGTCGTCGTTAATGACAAATTGGAACAGGCCATCGCCGATTTGCTCGCTATTATCCGCGCAGAGCGACTGCGCACACGGCGGATGTGTTTGCGTCGCTTGGGGATCTAA
- the dnaB gene encoding replicative DNA helicase, protein MASQNPTSNTAERAQPQALEVERAVLGAMLIDNMAINRVVEVLGNETAFYHTPHRKVYAAIQKMSERGEPVDQVTLTAELARRGQLDDVGGAVLIAELASEMATAANAEYHAQIVLEKAQRRRLISAATQTLTESYEETEDVRELIDRAEQRVFQIAEGELGKGVMPLESALTEAYEAIERAHQQPGALTGVTTGYTDLDEITAGLQSSDMIILASRPSMGKTALTLCIARNAAVKSSTPVLYFSLEMATQQLAQRLLCAEARVDSHRVRTGKLSEDEWHKLANWTGKLMEAPIYIDDTPAISVLELRAKARRAKSEYNIGLIIVDYLQLMTTSEDYGSREQEIASISRSLKALAKELDIPLVACAQLSRAVESRTDKRPQLADLRESGSIEQDADVVMFLFRPEVYGIVDEEGNAQEGVAEIILGKQRNGPIGSVFLTFQAECLSFENPEIYREFP, encoded by the coding sequence ATGGCCTCCCAAAATCCGACATCAAACACGGCTGAACGTGCGCAGCCCCAAGCACTCGAAGTCGAACGCGCTGTATTGGGCGCCATGTTGATCGACAATATGGCAATCAATCGCGTGGTAGAAGTACTGGGGAACGAAACGGCTTTTTACCATACGCCACATCGAAAAGTCTATGCGGCAATCCAAAAAATGTCAGAGCGCGGCGAGCCCGTCGATCAGGTGACACTCACTGCAGAACTCGCGCGGCGGGGACAACTCGACGATGTCGGCGGCGCAGTTTTGATTGCCGAGTTGGCCAGTGAAATGGCGACGGCAGCCAATGCAGAATACCACGCACAGATCGTGTTGGAAAAGGCGCAGAGGCGGCGGTTGATATCCGCAGCGACCCAAACGCTCACCGAAAGCTATGAAGAAACCGAGGATGTGCGCGAACTCATCGACCGCGCAGAGCAACGGGTCTTTCAAATTGCCGAAGGCGAATTGGGCAAAGGCGTCATGCCCCTTGAATCTGCACTTACCGAGGCTTATGAAGCGATTGAGCGCGCGCACCAACAGCCCGGCGCACTGACTGGCGTGACCACGGGATATACGGACCTGGATGAAATCACAGCGGGCTTGCAGTCTTCGGACATGATCATCCTCGCGTCGCGCCCATCAATGGGCAAAACAGCACTCACATTGTGCATAGCGCGCAATGCCGCAGTGAAGAGCAGTACACCCGTGCTGTATTTTTCTCTGGAAATGGCAACACAGCAACTCGCACAGCGACTCTTGTGTGCAGAAGCGCGCGTGGATTCGCACCGTGTGCGAACGGGTAAGTTGTCAGAAGATGAATGGCATAAATTAGCCAACTGGACGGGAAAGCTGATGGAGGCACCCATATACATTGATGACACGCCCGCTATTTCCGTCCTGGAACTGCGTGCCAAAGCGCGCCGCGCAAAATCCGAATACAATATTGGGCTAATCATTGTCGATTATCTACAACTGATGACCACATCTGAAGATTATGGCAGCCGCGAACAGGAAATCGCCTCTATCTCGCGGTCCCTGAAAGCCCTCGCCAAAGAACTCGATATTCCGCTCGTTGCCTGCGCGCAATTGTCGCGTGCTGTGGAAAGTCGGACAGATAAGCGACCGCAATTGGCCGATTTGCGCGAGAGTGGCTCGATAGAACAGGACGCGGATGTGGTCATGTTTCTCTTTCGCCCCGAAGTATATGGCATTGTAGATGAAGAGGGCAATGCACAAGAAGGCGTGGCTGAGATCATATTGGGCAAGCAGCGCAATGGTCCGATTGGCAGCGTTTTTTTGACCTTTCAGGCAGAGTGTCTTAGTTTTGAAAACCCCGAAATCTATCGCGAATTTCCCTGA
- the coaBC gene encoding bifunctional phosphopantothenoylcysteine decarboxylase/phosphopantothenate--cysteine ligase CoaBC has translation MLKGKRILLGVSGGIAAYKSVFLLRLLQNAGAEVRVVMTPAAQKFVQPLTFEALSHHRVYTDLFPSDGDPDVIHVHLGKWADLIIVAPATANCIGKLAHGLADDLLTCALLAAEAPVLLAPAMETQMWERGAVRQNVEFLKKDGYRMVGPWAGLLASGAEGMGRMAEPHKIVDEASSMIGATQTLAGKRIVVTAGRTEQPLDPVRFITNRSTGKMGYAIAEQAHRRGADVALISGPTELTVPAGVQIESIRTVADLKAATVRAYQHADALIMTAAVLDFRPEHVSKSKIKKRDGSLSLHLLPNEDFLIPLGQNKGERVVIGFAMETDHAMENAHKKLHEKNLDLIVLNELNVEGAGFGVDTNVVTFIEPRREPVALPLMPKRDVADRILDWLVSRWENGHE, from the coding sequence ATGCTGAAGGGAAAGAGGATTCTACTGGGCGTTAGCGGTGGAATTGCCGCCTATAAAAGCGTATTCTTATTGCGCCTTCTTCAGAATGCAGGCGCAGAGGTTCGGGTGGTCATGACACCTGCTGCGCAGAAGTTCGTGCAGCCCCTCACGTTTGAAGCGCTCTCACACCATCGCGTCTATACGGATTTGTTTCCGTCGGACGGTGACCCCGATGTTATCCACGTACATTTGGGCAAGTGGGCAGATCTAATCATTGTCGCGCCAGCAACTGCAAATTGCATCGGCAAATTAGCCCATGGGTTGGCCGATGACCTGTTGACCTGTGCGTTATTAGCTGCTGAAGCACCTGTTTTACTCGCCCCGGCAATGGAAACCCAAATGTGGGAACGCGGTGCAGTGCGACAAAATGTCGAGTTCTTAAAAAAAGACGGCTATCGGATGGTCGGTCCATGGGCGGGATTGCTCGCATCGGGCGCCGAGGGAATGGGACGCATGGCCGAACCTCATAAAATTGTGGATGAGGCCAGCAGTATGATAGGCGCAACGCAAACACTTGCGGGAAAACGCATTGTAGTGACAGCGGGCAGGACCGAGCAGCCCCTTGATCCCGTGCGCTTTATCACCAATCGCTCAACGGGTAAAATGGGCTATGCCATTGCAGAACAAGCGCACCGCCGAGGTGCTGATGTCGCGTTGATCAGCGGACCGACAGAACTCACCGTCCCCGCCGGTGTACAAATCGAGTCTATCCGCACAGTTGCCGACTTAAAAGCGGCAACCGTCCGTGCATATCAGCATGCCGACGCACTAATTATGACCGCAGCAGTGCTCGATTTTCGTCCCGAACATGTGTCCAAATCAAAAATAAAAAAACGCGATGGTAGTCTTTCGCTTCACCTGCTGCCCAATGAAGATTTTTTAATTCCCCTGGGACAAAACAAAGGCGAGCGAGTCGTAATCGGGTTTGCGATGGAAACCGATCACGCGATGGAAAATGCCCACAAAAAGCTCCACGAGAAAAATCTCGATCTAATTGTGTTGAATGAATTGAATGTGGAAGGTGCGGGGTTTGGTGTCGATACCAATGTCGTGACTTTTATAGAACCCCGTCGAGAACCTGTCGCATTGCCCTTGATGCCCAAACGCGATGTGGCAGATCGCATTTTGGACTGGCTGGTATCGCGTTGGGAGAACGGGCATGAATGA
- a CDS encoding YicC family protein — protein sequence MIASMTGFGKGVAEGEVGRVIVEIRSVNGRYGDVMVRMPRSLSELEPRIKERVLSVFTRGRLDVSITLQGATSEQGLPVLKPEVLAAYLKGIEEIRADISGAIDLMQIAQLPQIFAFEVPELDSEALWKVVSAALSQAIDACRAMCLSEGEKLARDLRTRISVLDEFLQRVEALAPERVETVRARLEEKLAQLLTPEQIDESRLLMEIALLADRSDITEECVRFHSHNAQFIEMLNRSEAVGRRLNFLLQEMLREANTMGSKAGDAAIAHIVVDIKEEIEKLKEQVQNIE from the coding sequence ATGATCGCTAGCATGACCGGTTTTGGAAAGGGGGTTGCAGAAGGGGAAGTGGGCCGCGTTATTGTTGAAATTCGGTCGGTCAATGGACGCTATGGCGATGTGATGGTACGCATGCCCCGTTCTTTGTCTGAGCTTGAGCCTCGCATCAAAGAACGGGTTTTATCGGTATTTACAAGAGGGCGACTCGATGTGAGTATCACCTTACAGGGTGCTACATCAGAGCAGGGCCTTCCCGTACTCAAGCCCGAAGTGCTGGCCGCATATCTCAAAGGAATCGAGGAAATTCGCGCGGATATATCGGGTGCTATCGATTTGATGCAAATTGCCCAATTGCCTCAAATATTCGCATTTGAAGTTCCCGAACTCGATTCCGAAGCCCTCTGGAAAGTGGTATCTGCTGCACTCAGTCAAGCCATTGACGCCTGCCGGGCCATGTGCCTATCAGAAGGGGAAAAACTCGCCCGTGATCTCCGCACGCGCATCTCAGTCCTCGACGAATTTCTCCAGCGCGTTGAAGCACTCGCACCCGAGCGTGTAGAAACTGTTCGGGCGCGATTAGAGGAAAAATTGGCGCAATTATTAACACCTGAACAAATTGATGAGAGCAGGTTGTTAATGGAAATTGCCCTCCTGGCTGACCGCAGCGACATAACAGAAGAATGTGTGCGTTTTCACAGTCACAACGCGCAGTTTATCGAGATGCTCAACCGCAGTGAAGCAGTTGGCCGACGTCTCAATTTTTTGCTACAAGAAATGCTCAGAGAAGCCAACACCATGGGATCCAAAGCGGGTGATGCCGCGATAGCCCATATAGTCGTGGATATCAAAGAAGAAATTGAAAAACTCAAAGAACAGGTTCAAAACATCGAGTAA
- the lepB gene encoding signal peptidase I, producing the protein MPPQKSVTIEYIKAILLAFALALFIRIFVVQAFRIPSGSMENTLLVGDFLLANKFIYGARIPLIDIRLPAWRSPAFGDIVIFQYPRDPSRDFIKRIVAGPGQKVEVIDKILYVDDKRAIDPSKAKYIDSVILKRRSAANTRDNYGPKIVPEDCYFVMGDNRDSSEDSRYWGFLKRDLIRGKAFILYWSWAPDDRVPAYSDVTSLLSIAFYNLFHFPERVRWQRIGMLVE; encoded by the coding sequence ATGCCCCCCCAAAAATCCGTGACTATCGAATATATCAAAGCCATCTTACTCGCGTTTGCACTCGCGCTTTTTATTCGCATATTTGTCGTGCAGGCATTTCGCATTCCTTCGGGATCGATGGAAAATACTTTGTTGGTCGGAGACTTTTTGCTGGCAAACAAATTTATTTATGGCGCCCGCATTCCCCTTATTGATATTCGTCTGCCTGCGTGGCGTTCACCGGCTTTCGGCGATATCGTCATTTTTCAGTATCCCAGAGATCCGTCCCGCGATTTTATCAAACGCATTGTTGCAGGTCCCGGGCAGAAGGTTGAAGTAATAGATAAAATCCTTTATGTTGACGACAAACGCGCGATTGATCCGTCCAAAGCCAAATATATCGATTCAGTTATTCTCAAACGGAGGTCGGCGGCCAATACACGGGATAACTACGGGCCTAAAATTGTGCCCGAAGACTGTTATTTCGTGATGGGCGATAACCGCGATAGCAGTGAAGACAGCCGATACTGGGGTTTTCTCAAGCGCGATCTCATTCGGGGGAAAGCATTTATCCTTTACTGGTCCTGGGCGCCAGATGATCGCGTTCCCGCATATAGCGACGTAACTTCTCTGCTCAGTATTGCCTTCTATAATCTGTTCCATTTCCCAGAGCGCGTGCGCTGGCAGCGCATTGGTATGCTTGTGGAGTGA
- the radA gene encoding DNA repair protein RadA yields the protein MGKVRVRYVCQQCGADSGRWFGRCGSCGEWNTCVEEQTSPEKKQNRRADEWVKANPPQPITEVVGGREDRIETAIGEFDRTLGGGIVPGMAALVGGDPGIGKSTLLLQGVAQLAFSGMKTLYVSAEESPRQTRMRAQRIGALSDELYLISESNLDLICGYIEEMQPVAVVVDSVQTIFSPDLQSAPGSVAQVRESSAKLVALGKRTGTSIFLIGHVTKEGTVAGPRVLEHIVDTVLYLEGEQHGAFRILRAAKNRFGSTNEIGIFEMCDRGMVTVDNPSQVFLPEREADREGTAIVCTIEGTRPILVEVQALVSRSNFGYPQRVATGFDARRMAILIAVLEKRSGLQLGTEDIFLNVAGGLRIDEPAVDLGVAMAMASSFRSRQMSRDTVVIGEVGLGGEVRAVGQIERRMAEARKLGFARCIAAKANLSGARIPDGLSLIGVQDVDAAQDVVFS from the coding sequence ATGGGCAAAGTGCGCGTGCGGTACGTATGTCAGCAATGCGGTGCTGATTCAGGACGGTGGTTTGGTCGGTGTGGATCTTGCGGCGAATGGAATACCTGTGTCGAAGAACAGACATCGCCCGAGAAAAAACAAAACAGACGCGCGGACGAATGGGTCAAAGCAAATCCGCCACAGCCGATTACGGAAGTAGTCGGTGGCAGAGAAGACCGCATCGAGACAGCTATTGGCGAATTTGACCGCACATTGGGTGGCGGCATTGTGCCCGGCATGGCCGCGCTTGTCGGCGGCGATCCCGGCATTGGCAAATCCACATTGCTCTTGCAAGGCGTTGCACAACTCGCGTTTTCGGGTATGAAGACTCTGTACGTATCTGCAGAAGAGTCCCCCCGCCAAACGCGGATGCGCGCCCAAAGAATCGGCGCGCTATCCGATGAATTGTACCTGATTTCCGAATCCAATCTCGATCTGATTTGCGGCTATATCGAAGAAATGCAGCCCGTCGCGGTTGTGGTCGATTCGGTGCAGACCATTTTTAGCCCAGACCTGCAAAGTGCGCCGGGAAGTGTGGCACAGGTCAGAGAATCTTCTGCAAAACTGGTGGCACTGGGCAAACGCACGGGCACATCGATCTTTTTAATCGGACATGTCACCAAAGAAGGCACGGTTGCAGGACCGCGCGTACTCGAACACATCGTCGATACCGTACTTTACCTGGAGGGCGAACAACACGGTGCGTTTCGCATTTTGCGGGCGGCCAAGAACCGGTTTGGTTCGACAAACGAAATCGGCATTTTTGAAATGTGTGATCGGGGGATGGTCACAGTGGATAATCCCTCACAGGTATTCTTGCCCGAGCGCGAGGCCGATCGGGAAGGTACAGCCATTGTTTGCACAATTGAAGGCACGCGCCCCATTCTGGTCGAAGTACAAGCACTGGTCAGTCGCAGCAATTTCGGGTACCCCCAACGCGTGGCCACGGGATTTGATGCGCGGCGAATGGCGATTTTAATTGCCGTACTCGAAAAACGGTCGGGCCTGCAATTGGGGACTGAAGATATTTTTTTAAATGTCGCAGGAGGCTTGCGCATTGACGAACCCGCAGTCGATCTGGGTGTAGCTATGGCTATGGCGTCGAGCTTTCGCAGCAGGCAGATGTCTCGAGATACGGTTGTAATTGGCGAAGTTGGGCTGGGCGGAGAAGTCCGTGCTGTTGGCCAAATTGAACGCAGAATGGCCGAAGCGCGTAAACTGGGCTTCGCGCGGTGTATTGCCGCCAAAGCAAATTTGAGTGGGGCGCGCATTCCCGATGGCCTGTCGTTGATTGGCGTTCAGGATGTGGATGCCGCGCAAGATGTGGTATTTTCATAG
- a CDS encoding uracil-DNA glycosylase has translation MNESPDLLETLALARDFLSREIAYAPASIARMDDRESGDDLLTILDQEACNCQKCGLAQTRTSVVFGSGNTTADLMFVGEAPGAEEDRQGLPFVGAAGQLLTRMIEAIGLTREDVYIANIIKCRPPNNRDPKPDEIAACQPYLLQQIDLIAPIVICTLGRFAAQTLLQTTESMGRLRGQIFEYQGAKLIPTYHPAALLRNAHWKRPTWEDLKLVRKLYDGTEI, from the coding sequence ATGAATGAATCCCCCGATCTGTTGGAAACGCTCGCGCTTGCACGCGATTTTCTATCGCGAGAAATCGCTTATGCACCCGCCTCAATTGCGCGGATGGACGATCGAGAATCAGGCGATGATCTCCTGACTATTCTGGATCAAGAGGCTTGCAACTGTCAAAAATGTGGATTGGCGCAAACGCGCACCTCAGTCGTGTTTGGAAGCGGGAATACTACTGCAGACCTCATGTTTGTCGGCGAAGCTCCCGGTGCGGAGGAAGACCGGCAGGGATTGCCTTTTGTAGGGGCTGCCGGACAATTGTTGACGCGAATGATCGAAGCCATAGGTTTGACGCGCGAAGACGTCTATATCGCCAACATCATCAAATGCAGGCCTCCCAATAACCGGGACCCCAAACCCGATGAAATTGCCGCCTGTCAGCCTTATCTACTACAACAAATTGACCTGATTGCGCCGATTGTGATCTGTACGTTGGGCCGTTTTGCCGCACAAACCCTGTTGCAGACCACCGAGTCGATGGGGCGTTTGCGAGGACAAATTTTTGAATATCAGGGCGCGAAATTAATCCCCACATATCACCCTGCTGCCCTGTTGAGAAATGCACACTGGAAACGCCCGACGTGGGAAGACTTGAAACTGGTCCGCAAACTTTACGATGGGACTGAAATCTGA
- the hemW gene encoding radical SAM family heme chaperone HemW, whose product MYLGLYIHIPFCHSRCPYCDFAFVVGKNHMAKRYTDAVIVEMQNRIQSLSAPPVFNTLYFGGGTPSAIPPGQLNRILKKAKKMVALDAEITAEANPNDHKHFEKLYEYGVNRLSLGVQAFTDRALKALGRFHTTSDAIDAFKAARDVGFKNISIDLMYGAPGQTPEEWIKSLQRAIELCPEHISVYGLTIEPQTNFARRFQKGQLDVPPETDQAEMYMYAIDQLEVAGYTHYEISNFARPGFASRHNLNYWHDRPYLGVGLSAHSYIGNCRSWNVRGLKTYMQRIEATGYAVEREEQLTPTQHLLERVMLGLRQRRGLRADFLSHPKIHKQYIAMVNQHLLEQIDNRIRLTRQGLLLADLVCTELVREL is encoded by the coding sequence ATGTACCTCGGTCTTTACATTCATATCCCATTTTGTCACTCGCGCTGCCCGTATTGCGATTTTGCATTTGTTGTGGGCAAGAATCACATGGCCAAACGCTATACGGATGCGGTGATTGTCGAGATGCAAAATCGCATACAATCCCTCAGCGCGCCGCCCGTGTTCAATACGCTATACTTCGGAGGAGGCACGCCCTCGGCAATACCGCCTGGACAATTGAATCGGATCTTGAAAAAAGCGAAAAAAATGGTCGCTCTCGATGCAGAGATTACGGCAGAGGCCAATCCCAATGATCACAAACACTTTGAAAAGTTATACGAATATGGTGTAAACCGCTTGAGTCTGGGTGTACAGGCATTTACAGATCGCGCACTCAAAGCACTCGGTCGATTTCACACGACTTCAGATGCGATAGACGCGTTTAAAGCCGCCCGGGATGTGGGGTTTAAGAACATAAGCATCGACCTTATGTACGGTGCGCCTGGGCAGACGCCTGAAGAATGGATAAAGAGTCTTCAGCGAGCTATTGAACTGTGTCCTGAGCATATCTCGGTGTATGGTCTCACGATTGAACCCCAAACCAATTTTGCGCGTCGCTTTCAAAAGGGACAACTGGATGTGCCGCCTGAAACCGATCAGGCGGAGATGTATATGTATGCTATTGACCAACTCGAGGTTGCTGGATACACACATTACGAAATTTCCAATTTCGCCCGACCGGGATTTGCGTCGCGTCACAATCTCAACTATTGGCATGATCGCCCCTATCTGGGCGTTGGTTTATCAGCGCATTCATATATCGGCAATTGCCGATCCTGGAATGTGCGGGGTCTCAAAACTTATATGCAGCGCATTGAGGCAACCGGATATGCAGTGGAAAGAGAAGAACAACTCACGCCGACACAGCACCTGCTGGAGCGCGTTATGCTTGGATTGCGCCAACGCAGGGGGCTTCGCGCAGATTTTTTGAGCCATCCAAAAATCCACAAGCAGTACATCGCGATGGTAAATCAGCATTTGCTGGAACAAATTGATAATCGCATCCGCCTGACGCGACAGGGTCTCCTGCTCGCCGATCTGGTATGCACCGAACTCGTTAGGGA
- a CDS encoding RNA 2'-phosphotransferase, with product MAPRIVHISKLLSLMLRHRPEEFGLQVDRYGFADLDAVLRAFQDRNSTFTLEDIEKVVYDGEKQRFEIVENRIRARYGHSFSIDLGLDPSEPPEFLYKGVDSTDVERLLSEGLAPDDRDYVHLSFDADVAARLSTRPGRRGSVIRIAATRAHRAGVHFYDCGPTVLTKHIPGEFLDLEQGGITMSQTISHERENVTYGRRRRFSSRR from the coding sequence ATGGCACCGAGAATTGTACACATTTCCAAATTATTGTCATTGATGTTGCGACACAGACCCGAGGAGTTTGGACTGCAAGTCGATCGCTATGGTTTTGCCGACCTCGACGCAGTTTTACGCGCATTTCAAGACCGAAATTCCACATTTACTCTTGAAGATATTGAAAAAGTGGTTTATGATGGAGAGAAGCAGCGTTTCGAGATTGTGGAAAATCGCATTCGCGCGCGTTACGGCCACAGTTTTTCCATTGATCTGGGCCTCGATCCATCAGAACCACCTGAATTTTTATACAAGGGAGTGGATTCTACTGATGTGGAGCGATTGTTATCTGAGGGTCTGGCGCCAGATGATCGCGATTATGTACATTTGTCGTTTGATGCCGATGTCGCCGCGCGGTTAAGTACCAGGCCCGGACGCCGAGGATCTGTTATACGCATTGCAGCGACACGCGCCCATCGTGCTGGCGTGCATTTCTACGATTGTGGTCCAACCGTATTGACCAAACATATCCCCGGGGAATTTTTGGATTTAGAACAGGGCGGGATCACAATGTCGCAAACCATATCTCATGAACGAGAAAATGTGACTTATGGTCGGCGGCGGCGCTTCTCGTCCCGACGGTAG